The Rhododendron vialii isolate Sample 1 chromosome 6a, ASM3025357v1 genome includes a window with the following:
- the LOC131329025 gene encoding secretory carrier-associated membrane protein 1-like yields MAGRYDSNPFAEQEVNPFANPGRVPPAANSRLSPLPPEPADYDRGTTVDISLDGAKDFKMKEKELQAKEAELKKREQELKRREDAMARAGVVIEEKNWPPFFPIIHHDIANEIPIHLQKLQYIAFTTLLGLTGCLLWNIVAVTLAWIKGEGPTIWFLAIIYFISGVPGAYVLWYRPLYRAMRTDSALKFGWFFLCYMVHIVFCVFAAVAPPIIFKGKSLTGILPAIDVLSDHAIVGIFYFIGFAFFCLESLISIWVIQQVYMYFRGSGKETEMKRDVARRTMMAAM; encoded by the exons ATGGCTGGCCGTTACGATTCCAATCCTTTCGCGGAACAGGAAGTGAACCCATTTGCT AATCCTGGAAGAGTTCCCCCTGCTGCAAACTCAAGGCTTTCACCGCTTCCTCCTGAACCTGCTGACTATGACCGTGGAACTACAGTTGATATCTCCCTTGATGGTGCAAAG GATTTCAAAATGAAGGAGAAGGAACTCCAAGCTAAGGAGGCTGAATTAAAGAAGAGGGAGCAG GAATTGAAAAGGAGGGAGGATGCTATGGCACGGG CTGGAGTTGTCATAGAGGAGAAAAATTGGCCACCCTTTTTTCCAATCATTCATCATGATATTGCAAATGAAATTCCAATCCATTTACAAAAGTTGCAGTACATTGCATTCACAACATTGTTGG GTTTGACAGGGTGTCTTCTGTGGAATATTGTAGCAGTTACCTTAGCCTGGATCAAAGGAGAAG GTCCAACAATTTGGTTTCTTGCTATTATCTACTTCATATCAGGTGTTCCAGGGGCCTATGTGTTGTGGTATCGTCCTCTTTATCGTGCAATGAG GACTGATAGTGCTTTGAAGTTTGGGTGGTTTTTCTTGTGTTACATG GTCCACATTGTCTTCTGCGTCTTTGCCGCAGTTGCTCCTCCAATTATCTTCAAGGGGAAATCTCTCAC GGGAATCTTGCCTGCAATAGATGTTTTGAGTGATCATGCTATTGTTGGG ATTTTCTACTTTATTGGATTTGCATTTTTCTGCCTAGAGTCACTGATCAGCATCTGGGTGATCCAG CAAGTATACATGTACTTCAGGGGCAGTGGCAAAGAAACTGAGATGAAGCGCGATGTTGCAAGACGGACTATGATGGCAGCGATGTGA